In Tepidimonas taiwanensis, the following are encoded in one genomic region:
- the glmM gene encoding phosphoglucosamine mutase, which yields MTRRYFGTDGIRGTVGQPPITPDFALRLAHAVGQVLRRTEARPTVLIGKDTRISGYMLESALESGFNSAGVDVVLLGPVPTPAVAYLTRAQRASLGVVISASHNPFPDNGIKFFSAQGTKLPDEWELAVEAALQDAPQWADSAALGRARRLEDAAGRYIEFCKSTFPTELSLRGLKIVVDAAHGAAYHIAPAVFHELGADVVPIGCSPNGRNINDGVGATHPQTLIAAVRAHEADLGIALDGDADRLQMVDASGRLFNGDELLYLLADDRLGRDEVVPGVVGTLMTNMAVEQALAARGVRLVRAKVGDRYVLEELHRHHWLLGGEGSGHLIILDKQTTGDGIVSALQVLQACVRQQRSLADALRGVTLFPQVLCNVRLASGVDWKANAALADAIRAAEADLGADGRVLIRASGTEPVLRVMVEARDEARANAWAQRLVAAATPA from the coding sequence ATGACGCGACGCTATTTCGGCACCGACGGCATACGCGGCACCGTCGGACAGCCACCCATCACGCCAGACTTCGCCTTGCGCTTGGCGCACGCGGTGGGGCAGGTGCTGCGCCGCACCGAGGCTCGCCCCACCGTGCTGATCGGCAAAGACACGCGCATTTCCGGCTACATGCTGGAGTCCGCCCTCGAGTCCGGCTTCAATTCCGCCGGCGTGGACGTGGTGCTGCTCGGGCCGGTGCCGACGCCCGCGGTGGCGTACCTGACGCGGGCGCAGCGCGCCAGCCTCGGCGTGGTCATCAGCGCCAGCCACAACCCGTTCCCCGACAACGGCATCAAATTTTTCAGCGCGCAGGGTACCAAGCTGCCGGACGAGTGGGAGCTGGCAGTGGAAGCGGCGCTGCAGGACGCGCCGCAGTGGGCCGATTCGGCGGCGCTGGGGCGCGCGCGGCGGCTCGAGGACGCCGCCGGGCGCTACATCGAGTTTTGCAAGAGCACCTTTCCCACGGAACTGTCGCTGCGCGGGCTCAAGATCGTCGTCGACGCCGCGCACGGCGCGGCGTACCACATCGCACCCGCGGTATTCCACGAGCTGGGGGCAGATGTCGTGCCGATCGGCTGCAGCCCGAACGGGCGCAACATCAACGACGGCGTCGGGGCGACACACCCGCAAACGCTGATCGCCGCGGTGCGTGCGCACGAGGCGGATCTGGGCATCGCGCTCGACGGCGATGCCGACCGCCTGCAGATGGTGGACGCGAGCGGCCGGCTGTTCAACGGTGACGAGCTGCTGTATCTGCTGGCCGATGACCGGCTGGGACGCGACGAGGTCGTGCCCGGCGTCGTCGGCACGCTGATGACCAACATGGCCGTGGAGCAGGCGCTGGCCGCCCGCGGCGTGCGTCTCGTGCGCGCCAAGGTGGGCGACCGCTACGTGCTCGAGGAACTGCACCGCCACCACTGGCTGCTCGGGGGCGAGGGTTCGGGGCACCTGATCATCCTGGACAAGCAGACGACGGGCGACGGGATCGTCTCGGCGCTGCAGGTGCTGCAGGCGTGCGTGCGCCAGCAGCGCAGCCTGGCCGACGCGCTGCGCGGGGTGACGCTGTTTCCACAGGTCCTGTGCAACGTACGCCTCGCGTCCGGCGTGGACTGGAAAGCCAACGCAGCGCTGGCCGACGCGATCCGCGCGGCCGAGGCGGACTTGGGTGCGGACGGCCGCGTGCTCATCCGCGCCAGCGGCACGGAACCGGTGCTGCGCGTGATGGTGGAGGCACGCGACGAGGCGCGCGCCAACGCCTGGGCGCAGCGGCTGGTGGCGGCTGCGACCCCGGCCTGA
- a CDS encoding GNAT family N-acetyltransferase, whose protein sequence is MKELPTPTLHLFSTGEPPHGRAAGRWLHPGVVEAPRADTPLEVVWARHLDEVRAAQRLRYEVFALEMGARLRTPLPGHDVDLFDEYCEHLLVRDRESGDVVGTYRVLTPVQASRVGCFYSDTEFDLTRLRSLRDRTVELGRSCVHPAHRHGGVIMALWAALAEFMQRNRLDIMIGCASIPMHHEGPHGMAGGGHAAASIWRQVRERYLAPVEYHVRPRVPLPVEALDDTLPVEPPPLVKGYLRLGAKVLGPPAWDPDFNTADLPMMMRLSDLPARYRRHLLGDGC, encoded by the coding sequence ATGAAAGAGCTGCCGACCCCCACCCTGCACCTGTTTTCGACGGGGGAGCCCCCCCACGGCCGGGCGGCCGGGAGGTGGCTTCATCCGGGCGTGGTGGAAGCGCCTCGTGCCGACACACCGTTGGAGGTCGTCTGGGCGCGCCACCTCGACGAAGTCCGCGCCGCCCAGCGCTTGAGGTACGAGGTCTTCGCGTTGGAGATGGGGGCGCGGCTGCGCACGCCGCTGCCGGGCCACGACGTGGACCTGTTCGATGAGTACTGCGAACATCTCCTGGTGCGTGATCGCGAGTCGGGGGACGTGGTCGGGACGTACCGCGTCCTCACGCCCGTGCAGGCCAGCCGCGTCGGCTGTTTTTACAGCGACACCGAGTTCGACCTGACGCGCCTGCGCTCGCTGCGCGACCGCACGGTGGAATTGGGACGCTCCTGTGTCCATCCCGCCCACCGGCACGGGGGCGTGATCATGGCGCTGTGGGCCGCGCTGGCCGAGTTCATGCAGCGCAACCGCCTCGACATCATGATCGGCTGCGCCAGCATCCCCATGCACCACGAGGGGCCGCACGGCATGGCGGGTGGCGGGCACGCTGCCGCCAGCATCTGGCGCCAGGTGCGCGAGCGTTACCTCGCCCCCGTGGAGTACCACGTCCGGCCGCGCGTGCCGCTGCCCGTGGAGGCGCTGGACGACACGCTGCCGGTGGAGCCGCCGCCGTTGGTCAAGGGGTATCTGCGCCTGGGCGCGAAGGTGTTGGGACCGCCGGCGTGGGACCCGGACTTCAACACCGCGGATCTGCCGATGATGATGCGGCTGTCGGATCTGCCGGCGCGGTACCGGCGACACCTGCTCGGCGATGGATGCTGA
- a CDS encoding gamma-glutamyl-gamma-aminobutyrate hydrolase family protein, with protein MFARRRPVHIGLSARIFHPEAGGTGLRSKTLQVLEQSVAQWAASRETLVLMIPSVLQDGALQRSSIRVRDYAAYLDGLILQGGADVSPRAYGEEPLKPEWSGDPVRDAYELELVHEFLEAGKPILGICRGMQLINVAFGGSLYQDIPTLLPEAIAHETPHYDRHRHAVVLAEGSWLQRWNGALPGREVVSVHHQAVKRLGRDLMVEASAPDGVIEAIRHTGRTFVYGVQWHPEFHALDDPALLDPTPMLDAFLAAARG; from the coding sequence ATGTTCGCCCGCCGCCGCCCCGTCCACATCGGTCTGTCGGCCCGCATCTTCCACCCGGAAGCGGGCGGCACGGGGCTGCGCAGCAAGACACTGCAGGTGCTGGAGCAGTCGGTCGCGCAGTGGGCGGCGTCGCGCGAGACGCTGGTGCTGATGATCCCTTCCGTGTTGCAGGACGGCGCGCTGCAGCGCAGCAGCATCCGTGTGCGCGATTACGCGGCTTATCTCGACGGCCTGATCCTGCAAGGGGGCGCGGACGTCAGCCCGCGCGCGTATGGCGAGGAGCCGCTCAAGCCCGAGTGGAGCGGCGACCCCGTGCGCGACGCCTACGAGCTGGAGCTGGTGCACGAATTTCTGGAGGCCGGCAAGCCGATCCTCGGCATTTGCCGAGGCATGCAGCTGATCAATGTCGCGTTCGGCGGCAGCCTGTACCAGGACATTCCGACCCTGCTGCCAGAAGCGATCGCGCACGAGACGCCCCACTACGACCGCCATCGACACGCGGTCGTCCTTGCGGAGGGCAGCTGGCTGCAGCGCTGGAACGGCGCGCTGCCCGGCCGCGAGGTGGTGTCGGTCCACCACCAAGCCGTCAAGCGGCTGGGACGCGACCTGATGGTGGAAGCCTCCGCACCCGACGGCGTGATCGAAGCGATCCGACACACCGGCCGGACTTTCGTTTATGGGGTGCAGTGGCACCCGGAGTTTCACGCGCTCGATGATCCGGCGCTGCTCGACCCGACACCGATGCTCGACGCGTTTCTGGCGGCGGCGCGGGGTTGA